DNA sequence from the Oceanipulchritudo coccoides genome:
CAGCGTTGTACCTGTGCCCGACGGCTCATTGTCATCAACTCCGAAAAAGCGAGTGACTTTTTCGATACACTGGTGTTACAGGCCTCCGGCCTGTCCATCGGTGATCCGTTCGCAGACCCTCCCCCTTTCATGGGACCCCTCGCCCATCCAACGTTTGCGGAGGCTGTGCTCACGGCGCAAGCGGACCTGCTCAAGGCCGGGGCCACACCGCTCCTGCCGGCAAAGGCCCTTGATCTGGGCAAGGCCTACGTTTCCCCCGGAATCCTTGAGGTCACGGGTCTCACAAACCTTCCCGACGAGGAAGTGTTCGGTCCACTCCTGCAGGTCATCCGGGTTAATGGCCTTGATGATGCCATTCGGATCGCCAACCAGACGCGCTACGGACTCGCCTCCGGGATCCTCACAGATTCCCGTGACCGCTACCAACATGCCTATCAGCGCCTGCGTGCCGGTATCATCAATTGGAACGCCCCGCTCACCGGCGCCTCCAGTGCCGCCCCCTTTGGCGGTATCGGCGACTCCGGCAACCTCCGCCCGTCCGCCTTCTTCGCCGCCGATTATTGCGCCTACCCCGTCGCCTCAATTGAGCGGGGGGAATAACCATTGGAGGGCGATTCGTAGTTCCAGTCCCCGCTCCACTAGACCGGAATACGCCCCTTCTCGTGGAGGAACTCAGGGGGAAGACCAGAATTCATTCGCGTGATCCGTAGTCCGCTGTACTCCCTACCTGAATTTGACCGTTTTTCGCACTGGCAAAGCATGGGATCGATTTCATTCGTGCACAACGGCTCTGGCTGGACAAGAAAAGGGTTGAAACCACCGCCAGATCCATGGAGGGTGAATGCCGCTTGCGACTGATTGCACGAATTGACCAATCCCTTTGGGCCGCCATATTTACCAAGAGGAAACAGGCTGTCAGATTGATTTCCGTACGACGCGCCCGGAAAAATGAGAAAGAACTTTATAATGAAATCACCTAAGTCCAAAGGAACGCTATCCAATCGGGATGGCTCCGCTTCGATCACCGTGGAGGAATTCGACCGGCGCTTTGATGCGGGAGATCCTTCCATCGAGCAATTCCTTGATCCGGCCACGACTTGTCGCCCAGAATTGAAAAAAAAGAGTCCCAAAAATAAGCCTTCCCTTCTCAAGGATTAATGGGTTGTCCCATTCTCATTTGCAGTCGAAATTTTCGACCACAACATCTCGCTTGTCTCGCGACTCGTCCTGCGACTTGTCCGGCGTAGCGCAGTGAAGACGGAAGCCTTGGCGGTGCGGGAAGCGCGCAGCGCGGAGGCGGGGCGAATCCCTGGTAACCGGCCACCCATTTATCCAGAACCCCAACGGGGTTCCACCGTCTCCAGGAATTTTCCGGACCCAGCGAAGGAGGGCATACTGGGAATTGGGCGCAAACATCCCTGACAAGAAGGTTCTCGCAGACTACAGATCCAGATACTTTAAAAGTTCGTCTCTCTTCATCCCGTGGTGACAGGCGATACTCTTCAGAATTCCGTCCAGCGTCCCAGGCTTGAGGGGTTTATGTTTTGGAATGACTTCGTGATGCTTCCCGCCCGTTTGGGTCGTCAGGCGCATATGAGATCCGCGCTGACGGGTAATGCGATATCCCAGGGCTTTCAGGCACCTCGCTAATTTTTCCCCATCAATATCCCTTGGCAATCTCATACCGCGAGGACCTCGTCCCGCACGAAATGCAGACGGATAATTGCGGGGCGATCATCCTCTTCATCGAAATAACAATTGACCGCCTCCCTGACATTGCATCGCAATTCCTCCAGGCTGTCTCCCTGTGTGTGAACCCCGTACCCCAAGGCGTTTGCTGAATATCCACCTGTCGCGTCTTCCAGAACCTCAAAAATAATCTCTTTCATACCCGTATTTTCGCCGTCACTCCCTTGAGGGCAAGTCCTGAAACTTTCCATGGAATCCATATTGTCAGCTTTTCCAAGGATTCACAGCGACTCAAGTCTCCGCTCTACACGAAATTGATTGTTTTTCTTCCTTGCACAACATTCATCGAGGAGTTGCGCGTTCACGCGCGATCCCCGGCAACCGGCCACACATCATCCAACTACGAAATACCCGAAAAACACGAAATTATTTCAGGATATGGCTTAGCTATCAGGGTTATTTGTGTGATTTGTAGTTTCGCCTATTTCGCGTGTTTCGCTGTGCCCTGCCGAAGCTCGCTGAGCGTAGGCGGGTAGTTTCCCTTATTTATATACCGTTAGGTTTTTGGCCAAAAAAACGCCTAGCTCTGTGGCTTGGTGTCTCCGTGCTTGTCTTGCGAAGCCTTGGCGACCGTGTCCGACGTAGCACAGCGTAGACGGAAGCGGGATGAGAGGATACCCACCACCTCAGCCGCCACTTCCTCCGGTTCGACCATCTTCTCCATATGACCATCCTTCAATCCGCCAAAGGCTTGTACCAGCTTTTCCGTCATCGGCGTATTCACCGTCCCGGGCTCAAGGCAATGGACAGAGACATTCCTTCTTTGAAATTCCTTCCCCAGCACCCTTGCCGCGCTTGCCAGGCCGCCCTTGCTCGCCGCATACACGGAAAATCCTTCACCAGCATCATGTGCAGATTCCGACCCCAGCAAAACAATGCTCCCGCCCGACTGGATGATCCCCTTCCGGTAAAAGTGACTCAGCACCACCAGCGGCGCCTCGAGGTTCACCGACAGAGTCCGCCTGATCGCCTTCAGCCCGAGCATCTGCCCGGCTGCCAGCTCGCAAATCCCCGCGGACCAAACAATTGCTTGGACAGGCTCAATTTCCGGAATACTCTTCGGATCCTCCGCCCAGGCAACGACATCGCCGAGGAGGAGTTCAATCCCGGCGTCCGCATCCCCGGAGGATCGGGCTCCGTCCCGACTGCATTCGGACGCCACAGAGGACATCCCGCCATCTTTATCATTGAGACACCTTTTCCGCACCTCTTCCAACCGCTCCTCATCCCGTCCATGGAGAATGACGGCCCAGCCTTGCCCGGCACAGGCCCGGGCTACCGCTGCGCCGATGCCGCTCGATGCGCCGATGATGAGGATGCGTTTCATTCCTGAAGAAGGTCTCTCATGTAGTTATTATTCATTCCTAAAACTGGAAAGTGTCTTCCTCAACCCATCCTCCGCACGCACGGGCATCTGCTCAATCCCGAGGGCCTCTTTCAACTTTGTGTTCGAGGCCACATACGATTCGGTGAGTTTCTTCAGCCGCTCACTGTTCAGCGGCAGGTGCAGGACATCCCCCACCCGCGCCATGGCCCGTACACAACTTGGCGGCAATCCCCAGATCCGCGGCTTTCTTCCCACGGATTCTGCAATCAGCCTGACAATGTCATTTGTCGACACAGCTTCGTCATCCGCCACTTGATACGTCCCAACGGGTCCACCGCTCTCCACCAGCCGACGCAATACGTGGATCATATTATCGATAGAGACAAAGGTACGCCGATTCTCAAAAGCCCCCAATGGCCAGGGCACCCCGCGGCTGACAATCCCGTACAGCTCATTTAGGTTTCCCTTGTTCCCCGGACCATGAATCATGCAGGGCCGCAGGATGGTGATGATTTTTTCGGAACCCATGAGTCGGGCCTTTAGGCTCGGTTCCGCTTCTGCAAGCGTGTTTCCCCGCACATACTCCTCTGCCGCCAGTTTCGACTGCCCGTATGGCGTTTTCGGGTCGGGTTCGGCCTCCTCTGTCAATTCATCACCCGTTACCGTATCCGCCACCGCCTTCACCGAACTAAAGAAAATAAAGTGCTTCGAGTCCGACTTCAGGAACCAATCGAAGATCGCTTGCGTCAGCCCGAGGTTGATGCGGAAGTACGATTCCGGATCCGCCGCGTTGCTCGTGTCGTGCGCTTTCCCTGCCAGATGGATCACCGCGTCGACCGGTGGTACCCGCATGGCAGCCACGTCCTCCCATGAAAAAACCTGGTCCGGTGGATAGGCCCCATTGCCCGGAAGGTCCACACCCGAGAGCGCGAAGTCTCCTTCAAACGCCCGGTAGAGGTTTGTGCCGACAAAGCCGTTACAGCCGGTGATGAGGATGCGTTTTCCCTTTTCCATTCCGTGTTGTTACTTAGACTGTCTTTTTCAAATACAAATCAGCAAGCTCACTCATTATACTTGTCCGTTTGAATTTCTTAATGAATTCGCTTCTGTCAATTTGGGAATCCCTGAAGTTGAGCAACTTTTCAGTGAGTTGAGGGGAATCACATGGATCAAACAGGATGGCATCGGGAAGATTATCCCGCACAAATTCGCGGGCATAGCCTGCAACTCCTGCAATAATCGGCAATCCAATCGCCCCGTATTCAAAAAACTTTGAAGGAAGCGCTTTTTCAAAGGCTTTCAACCGATTAAGGTGAACAAACAGAAAATCACTTTTTCGATACACATCCAGTAATTCATCACGTTTTACAGGATCATGGAGGACAACGTTTGAAATATTCAGTTCTTCAATTCTTGATGTGAGTCGCTTGCGTGTGCCTCCATCCCCGTACAGGTGAAAGACATAATGGCTTTCAAGCGCTTTCGCTGCATCTGGGATAATTCTGTCAAGGCCTTGGCCCTCACCCATGTTTCCAGCGTAAGTAATTACTTTCCGACCATCTATCGATCGGGATCCCTCAGGTGTCATTCCCATGAATTCAGTATCGATCCCATTGGGATGGAAGCTAAGCGGCTTTTTGAAAGGGAGGAAATCCTTCTCGAACCCTCTGGAGACGAGGTTAATGTGGCAAGCCCGACCGAAGGCACGGCGCTCCACCAGTCTCAGACTAACGTCCAATGGCAGGCGAATTAACGGATTTTGAAGAATCTCAGTGATGTTTTCACGGAACAGGTCACGCATATCCAGAAAGAGAGGGACCTTTTGTTTCCTTGAAATCACCGATCCAAGATATGCAGTAAAAAGACGAGAAGATGATGCATAAACTGAAGTGAATGACAATCCCTTGCTTGCCCGCAAGGCCTGACGGTAGAAAGCAGAGAAGGAATGAATCTGGTCACGAAACCCTCCAGCATGGGGAGGAATTTCAAACCGATAAATGGAGAGATTTCCATCCTTCTCAACTTTTGGTGCTTCTACGCGATGAGTACTGTATCGATTTGGACAGGTTGTGAAAACGGTAATTTGATCATTCTCGCCGACCTTTTCCTTCAGGGCTTCGACAAATGCGGTATTCCTGAATGATCCGGCACAGAGGTCAGGCCTGTAATAAAAAGTCACTATAAGGTGGTGTCGCATTTTCTGTTATTCGATCGCGTCCAATTGTGTCGTCAACTCGTCAATTTTGTTGATATTATCAGAATCACTCAAAACCAAGAGTAGTTCATTGTTACTTGTTAGTTTACCTTGCAGAATAAACGATCCACATGCCGCATGGAAGCTTTCCCCACCGAATCGAAGGTAAAGGGGCTCTGGACCGAAACAGCTGTAGAAATTGATGGTACTCGACCGGACACTGCTTAGGAGGCAATCCCGATGTTCCAAGCTGCCATAATGTTCAGAGGAAAAGCCTAATCCGGTTTGTTGATCTCCATTGACGAGTTTCTGGGACAGCCCCTCCGCATCGCTTGTTACCGAGACATAGTAATCGCCCTTAGCCGTTTCCATTTTGAAGACATTGTCCTCAAGAGTCCCGTTGTTGGAACACAGCAGCCAGTTCAGGGAAAACAAATACTCGTTCGAACTACTGGCTCGATCAATAACCAGAAAAAAATCCTCCATTATATGTATAAGTATTCGTGAATATCGAACCTTTCCAGGAAGATTATTGAAAGCAGTATGCGACCCAACCAAGACCGCGAGATTCCCTTTGGCAGATCGTAAAGTTCCGCTCGAATATCCATGAACCCGTGGATACTTAATAAATCGGGTAATCGATTCCATTTGATCGCGCTCATCCAGGCACAGGGAATTATGAAAAGCCGATCCCGCAAAACCTCGATTTAAAGGAGGGGGAGCATTATAGGAATAGGTTCCAGCATCGATTGCGATAGGAATTCCCTGCCATGTAATGTGGCACGCAAGCATGTCAGAATGGGTGGCCCGATGAAGGGTCTTACCCGCTCTCATCATTGCAAAAGAATCACCGTTTCGAAGAATGCCGATCCCTGTTGGTTTCGAATACAAATCATCTTGGGTAGGAATTTTTTGATGCACTTTGGCAGCATTCCCATTTGTTATCCAGAAGGATAACTCATCCCACGGACCATCTTGCAAAACCTTTTCATTACCAATTACGGAAATTGCCTGCACAACAGGACGATAGTCGTTGAAGTCACAAGTTGTCAGGGGAAGGTTGAGGGATCCATCGTTAGATCCATAATTCGGCAACCTGCCCTCCCCATCCATCGCCTGTAGCAGCAGGTTCATTGAGCACTGCATTCGCTCTACAACTACAGGAGCAAACTCATCACCACTCGCTTCACTCACCCAATTCGCCCAAATCAGGACATCCAGCATGCAACGCAAGTAGTTGAATGAGTACATGCAGCAAAATCCATCCTCATAAATGAGTTCTTCGGTAAGGGAGTTAATGAGTTTAAGTCCTTTTTTCCTCCATCCCGAAGCTTCAGGCAAACCGGGAAACAAGGATCCTACTGTAAAGAGCCCAACACCTTCACTGTGCCCGTGGTTACTTTTCTGACTAAGAGCATAATCAAGATTTGCTTCCACGCGCCTGGCCGAAGCGGCAATCATTTCAATCAGTGACTTAAGCCGTTCCGCAGTAGAGGATTTGGCCTCTTGCAGCCCATTCAGAGCGAAGACCCATGCCATCAGGCGAATGGAGATTTCCTGGCCACACTTCCAATTTACACCCAACTGCGGAGGATTGTTTTTCCTCCAATCTTCGAGAGCTGCCCAGAACCCTTCTGCATACTTTTCATTGTTTGTCGCGAGATAGGCACGGGTCAAATCGTAGGCGAAGGAAAACCGGCTGGCCTCCCAGATGACCTTTATATCACCAAAACCGAAATCCCCCAATTCACTCCAATGACACTCAGTGGGTGCGGATTCTCCCGTGAAAGGATTTTTGTGCCAATTGGGAGGAAAGCCGGTCTTTTGCCAATTGTGGAAAAAGTACTGAATCTCCCCACCGAGAATGCGATCAGCACGGGAAATAACTGTAGGCAACGTATCCTTGAATTGCTCCCTGTAAGCGGCCGCCATTTCGCCCGCATCAAAAAGGTGGACACTTTTACTGGTTTCATCCGATTCCAAAGAGAACGCCTCCCATGGACTTGCGGGGAGGCGCCTCTTGAAATAGCCAACTTTCAATTTGAGGGCATAAAGGGTCCTGAAAGCAATGAATCCGGGTCCAAGGAGCCGCAGCACCTTGAATAAGTTGTTCAACTTATTAATCACTGAGGTTAACGAAAAACACCCTTAGTGTCGATAAGCACCTTACCGCGCAGGCGCGTCTTGGGAATACTTTTGAATTGTCGGTGATCAACGAGAAGTACAACGATATCAGCCATTTTCAACGCATCATCCAAATCCTTAAGCTGCGCCTTTCCCTTCAGCCCTTTTGGCAATTCCCGAATGTAGGGCTCA
Encoded proteins:
- a CDS encoding SDR family oxidoreductase, with product MKRILIIGASSGIGAAVARACAGQGWAVILHGRDEERLEEVRKRCLNDKDGGMSSVASECSRDGARSSGDADAGIELLLGDVVAWAEDPKSIPEIEPVQAIVWSAGICELAAGQMLGLKAIRRTLSVNLEAPLVVLSHFYRKGIIQSGGSIVLLGSESAHDAGEGFSVYAASKGGLASAARVLGKEFQRRNVSVHCLEPGTVNTPMTEKLVQAFGGLKDGHMEKMVEPEEVAAEVVGILSSRFRLRCATSDTVAKASQDKHGDTKPQS
- a CDS encoding type II toxin-antitoxin system HicA family toxin; the protein is MRLPRDIDGEKLARCLKALGYRITRQRGSHMRLTTQTGGKHHEVIPKHKPLKPGTLDGILKSIACHHGMKRDELLKYLDL
- a CDS encoding BrnT family toxin, with the protein product MAKHGIDFIRAQRLWLDKKRVETTARSMEGECRLRLIARIDQSLWAAIFTKRKQAVRLISVRRARKNEKELYNEIT
- a CDS encoding heparinase II/III family protein translates to MESDETSKSVHLFDAGEMAAAYREQFKDTLPTVISRADRILGGEIQYFFHNWQKTGFPPNWHKNPFTGESAPTECHWSELGDFGFGDIKVIWEASRFSFAYDLTRAYLATNNEKYAEGFWAALEDWRKNNPPQLGVNWKCGQEISIRLMAWVFALNGLQEAKSSTAERLKSLIEMIAASARRVEANLDYALSQKSNHGHSEGVGLFTVGSLFPGLPEASGWRKKGLKLINSLTEELIYEDGFCCMYSFNYLRCMLDVLIWANWVSEASGDEFAPVVVERMQCSMNLLLQAMDGEGRLPNYGSNDGSLNLPLTTCDFNDYRPVVQAISVIGNEKVLQDGPWDELSFWITNGNAAKVHQKIPTQDDLYSKPTGIGILRNGDSFAMMRAGKTLHRATHSDMLACHITWQGIPIAIDAGTYSYNAPPPLNRGFAGSAFHNSLCLDERDQMESITRFIKYPRVHGYSSGTLRSAKGNLAVLVGSHTAFNNLPGKVRYSRILIHIMEDFFLVIDRASSSNEYLFSLNWLLCSNNGTLEDNVFKMETAKGDYYVSVTSDAEGLSQKLVNGDQQTGLGFSSEHYGSLEHRDCLLSSVRSSTINFYSCFGPEPLYLRFGGESFHAACGSFILQGKLTSNNELLLVLSDSDNINKIDELTTQLDAIE
- a CDS encoding type II toxin-antitoxin system HicB family antitoxin encodes the protein MKEIIFEVLEDATGGYSANALGYGVHTQGDSLEELRCNVREAVNCYFDEEDDRPAIIRLHFVRDEVLAV
- a CDS encoding NAD-dependent epimerase/dehydratase family protein: MEKGKRILITGCNGFVGTNLYRAFEGDFALSGVDLPGNGAYPPDQVFSWEDVAAMRVPPVDAVIHLAGKAHDTSNAADPESYFRINLGLTQAIFDWFLKSDSKHFIFFSSVKAVADTVTGDELTEEAEPDPKTPYGQSKLAAEEYVRGNTLAEAEPSLKARLMGSEKIITILRPCMIHGPGNKGNLNELYGIVSRGVPWPLGAFENRRTFVSIDNMIHVLRRLVESGGPVGTYQVADDEAVSTNDIVRLIAESVGRKPRIWGLPPSCVRAMARVGDVLHLPLNSERLKKLTESYVASNTKLKEALGIEQMPVRAEDGLRKTLSSFRNE
- a CDS encoding glycosyltransferase; translated protein: MRHHLIVTFYYRPDLCAGSFRNTAFVEALKEKVGENDQITVFTTCPNRYSTHRVEAPKVEKDGNLSIYRFEIPPHAGGFRDQIHSFSAFYRQALRASKGLSFTSVYASSSRLFTAYLGSVISRKQKVPLFLDMRDLFRENITEILQNPLIRLPLDVSLRLVERRAFGRACHINLVSRGFEKDFLPFKKPLSFHPNGIDTEFMGMTPEGSRSIDGRKVITYAGNMGEGQGLDRIIPDAAKALESHYVFHLYGDGGTRKRLTSRIEELNISNVVLHDPVKRDELLDVYRKSDFLFVHLNRLKAFEKALPSKFFEYGAIGLPIIAGVAGYAREFVRDNLPDAILFDPCDSPQLTEKLLNFRDSQIDRSEFIKKFKRTSIMSELADLYLKKTV